Genomic window (Arachis hypogaea cultivar Tifrunner chromosome 13, arahy.Tifrunner.gnm2.J5K5, whole genome shotgun sequence):
TCATGGTTTATATTTGGCtggtaaaataattaatcttatctGGTAAATGACCATATCATAAAGATTGGTGGTTACTCacatcataaaaatatttttacgtaaataatatataatatctagTAAAATATAACTTTGTTGAAATTTCTTAAGTTATTTATGGAACTGTCTTATATATCTAAGATATTCAtagtcacaaaatttaatttactaTTCAGAAccatataaaatgaaaaatatgattttaGAAGAAGCTGCAATATTGAGATTGAGGTTGAGATGAGACAAAGGAAGGCAAGGATGATGAATGGGGAGTGGTGAGTGTGGACCAATGATGTCTTGGCTGCATCAGACACCATGGGAAATCGAAATTGAAGAAATTCCTTGATCCAAGAAGTACCAGAGTAACATGATCATCCATCACACAGCTGACACCTGTCCCCAACAAAAGTGCTGCATTCAATTTAGTGGCCTTTCAAATGGGATCATGAGATGGGACATTTCAACTCCAGATATACTATAACAACTCACGCTCACGGATGATGTGCTCAACTTCGTCATATACTACTAGAGTCATTAATTTTCACTATCACTATCAAGGGACCATCATGAACCAAATGATCCCTGAAATGACATGGTACGGTGCTCAACAACAAATTATTGCAACTGCAACCACATCCTTACTAATTAAATAACCCATCCAACCCGTTGTTTTCAACTAACTGATTTGaacttgtttttcaaaaaatgcacaGCTAGGAAAAAGATGAAGGAAGTAAATTCAAATGATGATGGGATTTCAATTTCGAACGAAAGGTTCTAGCTATACTAGGTACTGGTTTATTATTGTGACCACGTGAAACCTCAAAATGATGAGTTGTGGTGGCATTAACTTGACGCTACAAAATGAAGTTATTTGAAGGAGTCTTAAAACAATTTCAACGTCAAATTAAAGGTCTTACTCTGTTGTTCCCTAATCCTAATAAATGTCGTCTAGTTAGATGAGTGTGGAAAAAGACAAAGGGCATTATTGGTATTTCCAGAGGGAAGCCTAAAACCTGAGTAGTATATATATAGGCAGGTGTCGCTGAGTGTTTAGCTTTCATTCTTTCCATTCACAAACAGAAACGGACGTCTATATGGGATTCCCAGTGGGTTACACAGAGCTTCTGTTCCCAAAGCCTGTTCTTCAAATCCTCTCCGTATTGGGTTACATAAGAAGGTTGATTTTCACCTTCTTCAGCTACACGGGCCTCCCCAACTTCCTCGAACCCGATGACACCGATAACACAATGCCCCAATTCCACCCCGTGTCGGAGCTCCTCATCAGAGAGATCCTTCCCGTGGTGAAGTTCTCGGAGCTGGTGGAGCCGCCTGAGAGGTGTGCCGTGTGCCTCACGGACTTCGAGCAGGAGGATGAGATCCGACGGCTGGTGAACTGCACGCACGTGTTCCACCGGGGTTGTGTGGACCGTTGGATGGGTTACGATCAGAGCACGTGCCCTCTGTGCCGGACACCCTTCATTCCAGATGATTTCTTCAATCACGGCCTCTGGGCTGCTTCTGCCATTCCCGAATTTCATgcttagcttcttcttcttcttcttaatctCTTCATTTCATTTCCCTATGTATCTATGTGTGTACATAGTTCAGCTCCTCCAAATGGACCCGCGGCTCCTACAGTTTAATTGAATTGGTATTATATCCATCTCGGTTTAGATTACTTTTTCATATACAGAATTGGATTTGGCTTGCTACCAGTTGccttgcattgcattgcattctTCCTCTCTCTGCTTATAGATTATTGTTCCAGTGTAGATAATCCTCTTAGTTATATTTGGCCTTAGAAAAAATTGAACTTGGTAGGTATACTTGGACAAAGAAGATCGTGACTACTATAAAAGACATTCCGACTTCCAAATCATATATAAATCGTAAAATTAATCATGTGTCCAAGtcatatataaatcataaaattaatcatGTGAGTATATCTCTTTGTTGTGATACAAAGGGCTCTTTTCATAACAAGagattgataaataaaattgatGTTATGATTTATAGTCATTAAATTGACAATGATAGTCATTAAATTCATTGGTTTCAAAGTTAGGAGTAAGGCAAATAACCTGAGGAATCAATTATGATtcagaaatgtttggtaaccaaagaaaatcagccaaaaacagtcataatttgtcttatttagcattcattaattgttgcgacaattaattaatgttaaataaggcaagtttttgctgtttttttttttttttgtctacctaacatTATCCTTATGATTATATGGTAATAGCTGGCTAGCTTCTACTTCCTTACACGTGATCAATTCATTCATGtctcatcaaaattaaataagactGAGAAAAGGTAAGCCGGCGTGGTTTGTTGAATAGAGGAGAGGAGGGCAGAATCGATAAATTATGAGACAAGGTGTTTGTTTAACTTTGAATGAATGCTGCTTATGTTAACGTTCTTCGTCCTGTCTGGCTCCATTCCACGCAACCTAgtcaaaattattaatataataaaatcggTAGTGTGACCTGGTGCAACTGCAATAAAATAAGGCTCCGTGTTTCAAAGAAAATTATAATTTCCATGAATTAAGCATGCTTAATTAATTACTTGCTTCCCCTGCTTACTCGCCATCTTAAATTTTAACAGACGAGAcccttttttatattatttatttggtGGAGTCACAGTTAAATTATAGTTTTGTTGGCAACCGATTTTTGGCGGAGCAGCGAGCTAACGGCTGTAGATCTTCTATTTCATATAGGAATTGGACCTTCGGTTATGCTTACCTGTACATGAAAGTTACAATAAATTAgttatcaaataaaatttttctcaTAAATATCTCTataattaatctttaattttagaCTGTTTTTAATCATTATTAAAGAGATTTgtaaagaaattaaatgggagaAAATTTACTAAGACTGAATGAAAATGATTATTGATCTGAAGCGTGTATACAAGGCTCACGCACTCTTCCTATATAGATGTAGAGCAAGAATATCATCAAGATTCTATTATAAGATGAAGGAGCCCATGTATGCATGGACTATTACTGTTGAGCCTAGTTTGATTTTGGGTTAattatgatgacaaacatttaaTTGGGTTGAAAGTCCAATATGGTTTAATGGGTGTTTTATTGTAGCAAGCCCAAATATACTAGTTTATGCTGCAACAGCCCATCACAACAAATAGAAAAACAGCTCACATTGTTCCTTAGTGCAGTAAACAAGTCCAACAATTTCTCATAGCATCGTTCAGCAACATTAAAtgattatgtatatatttgctaAAAAAGAAATATGAGGATAGCTGTATCATGCAAGGACAAGTGTGGCTCTGTAAAAGCAAGCAAGGACACAAAGGGCACACACACTAACTCAAGGACATCAGCAAAGCACTGCTGTGGATCGTGGTTATGCAAAACACAAACTTGCATAGAGCTGCAGCAAAGAAATGGAGCAGAATGGAAAAGAGGAACATGCCAAGGAAGAAAGAAACACCAAGGATAGCAGAGGTAGTGGTGGAGCTCCTCGGACAGCAGGGGAGGTGGAGTAGGATGAAGAAAGGACGGCATGCCATCAAGGACCACTCCAACGGACAGCAAGGAAAAGCAAAGAGGATGAAGCTACCATGAAGCCAAGCTGAAGATATATAACAAGCCTCACTCCAACATTTCAAGTTAAGGAATAGAGCACACACTTTCAGAGCACCTTCTCTAACACAGAGCTGaaatctctttcttctactcaagcttaattctGATTTATTGTTATGGCTGTCTTGCGTTATTTTCTGTTTTGAGAAAAGGCAATTATGTGAGGttcaaaagccaagagagaaaaggcaagagtgatgcaAAAATAGCCACTGTTTGTTTTTCTGATGTAATTTGGGTTtatgaactaggattagttccccTTGCCAAGTTGGATTAGCACTTGGTGAGAATTGAATCTGTGTAGATTTTCCTTCTAAGTTGGGATAGCACTTTGGGGTTGCTAAGCTTTGGTGAAGAAAGCTTAGgggtagatactagttgaattagggagtaattcaatagtattggtgtatgtaacctgagaattatagtgaaaattctaccatggtttgtggtggagactggatgtaggattCATGACACAAAgaatccgaaccaggatacatgctggcctctttctcctcttctctgcACTTTTAATTTTCTGCGTATGAGATAATTTCAAATAATCTCCTGCAACTCGAGAAATAGCAAAAACAGAGTTTGAAACTTTAAGTTTTAAGCCAACTTGATTTAAccccccttctcaagttcaactagaaccatcaattggtatcaagagcaaGGTCTCAGAAAGGCAAGCTtcacagcttggagtaaagatctaTGGCCAACAACTTGAATCCCAACATCGTGGCTTTCACTCTTACTGAAGGGCAGTCTAATAATAGACCTCCCTATTTCAATGGCAGcaactattcctactggaaagaaagaatgaGAATCTTCGTGCAATCAATCGACTACAACATCTGGAAGATCATTCTTAACGGACCAGACGTTCCCACCAAACAGAATGCTGATGGAGAAGTAGTGGCAAAGGAAGACAGTGAATGGacagatgaagaaaagaaaaaggttgaACTCAATGCCAAGGCAATCAACTTGATGCACTGTGCAATCAGTTTTGAAGAGTTCAGAAAAGTGTCAAGGTGCAAAACGGCTAAAGAAATCTGGGATAAGCTCAGACTCACTCATGAAGGCACTAAGCAAGTGAGGGAGACCAGAATTGACATGCTAATGAAGGAGTATGAAATGTTCAGTATGAAAGAGGACGAGAGCATCGATCAAATGTTCGAAAGGTtctcaataatcatcaacaatctgGATGCCATGGGAAGAAACTACTCTGAAGAAACCTTGGTAAGGAATATTCTGAGAAGTCTTACTAAGAAATGGGAAGTGAAAAGCACAGCCATCTCTGAAAGGAATGATTTGATCAAAatcacctatgatgagctgagaggcaaGCTACTGGCTTATGAAACCACTTACATGTCTCAAGACAAagatgacaaaaagaaaagtatagcacTAAAATCAAGAATGACAGCCCAAGGAAAAGAATCTGATGACAGTTTCTTAGATGAGGAAATGGTGCTCTTtgcaagaaaaatgagaagaCTACTGAGATACAAAAACAAAGGCAAAAGAAGCTCTTCATCCAAAGATGTCAAGAAAGATCAAGTCAAGTTCACTTGCCATCACTGTAAGGAGCCTGGTCACTTCAAGTCAGATTGCCCTCAACTTAAGAAAGGTGAAAAATCCAagaaagacaaaaagaaggtgatgaCGGCAACATGGGAGGACTTGGAGAACGACACCAGCTCAGAGAGCTCAAATCAAGAAGCTCAACTATGTCTGATGGCAGATCATAATGATGAAGATGAGGTAGATCTCTCTGACTTATCTATTGATGAACTGCACTACATTATCAAAGACATTTCTGTGAACTCTAAGAAACTCTTGGATAAGTATGCTAaatgcaagaaagaaaatgaggcTTTGAGGACAGAAAATGATcttcttttgaaaaaggttaaGGCAAATGAAACTAGTAATGAAaagtttttaaaagaagaaaacattgCCTTGCGAACTGAATTagaaaaattcaaactcaagcatgAAGTTACTGTTTCCACTGATTTGATTTCTGAAAACAAAAAGCtgaatgaacaaataaaaaatttgaatgaagACTTAGCAAAGTTTGTTCAAAGTTCTCAAAATCTGAACAAACTACTTGCTAGTCAAAGGTTTGGATCTGAAAAATCTGGACTTGGATTCATAGAGGAAAACAAGGCTGTTTTCaaacaaaactttaaaaaatctGAAGCCTcctcttccaagcttttcaaaccaAAAGGATTCAGCAAAACTCAAAAATCAGTAAGCAAGAATCATTGCTACAAATGCAATAGAAATGGTCATGATCCTCCTCAATGTTTCATCTTTCTTAAGTCTTTTGGTAAtgatagtaaattatataaagttgttcatgattataatgctcttgggcaaccaagaagatttcacatcaaaggatccaaatggATTTGGATATCTAAGGTTAGTTGAAGAACATGCAGGTTTGCCTTGCATCCAAGAAGAAAATGGACATGGAGTAtcttgatagtggatgttcaaggcatatgaccggaagggATACTTTCTTCATTAAACTCAACAAGTATAATGGAGGATTTGTTATTTTTGGAGataatggtaaaggtaaaataattgccATTGGTAAGGTTGGCAAAGATTTTTCAACTTGCATTGATAGTGTCTTTTTAGTAGATGGGTTAAAGCATAATCTATTGAgcataagtcaattgtgtgaccTTGGATATGCTGTAACCTTTAGAAAATCTGATTGTGGGTCATAAATGAGAAAACAGGGGCTGTTTTATTTGTTGCCAAAAGGAGTGACAATATTTATGGAATCACTCTAGATGATCTAAAGGTTCAAAATGTAACTTGTTTTTCTTCAATGGAATCTGAAAAATGGATGTGGCATAAGAGGttaggacatgctagcatgtttcAAATCTCTAAGCTTGTAAAAAGAGGCTTAGTTAGAGGTCttccaaatataaaatttgataaggacatcatttgtgatgcttgtcaaatgggTAAACAAATTAAAACCTCTTTCAAACCCAAGAGAGATGTCTCTACTAAGAAACCACTGGAGTTGTTGCATCTTGATCTGTTTGGacctactagaactcaaaatcTTGGAGGAAAGAGTTATGGCatggtaattgtggatgactatactagattTGGCTGGGTGTTCTTTCTTGCTTATAAACATGAGGCTTTTTCTGTTTTTGAAAAGTTCagcaaaaagattcaaaatgaaaaaagttcaaaaattgttttaataagaagtgatcatggtaaagaatttgaaaatcaatactttgaatctttttgtgatgAACAAGGCATACCAcataacttctcttgtccaagaacacctcaacaaaatggtgttgttgagagaagaaatagaagtttacAAGAAATGGCTAGAGCTATGTTATGTGAATATGAAATCCCCAAgttcttatgggctgaagctgtgaatacagcttgccatgttttaaatagaaccatcattagaaagtttttgaagaaaaccccatatgaactttggaaagggcaTCCTCCTAATCTTAGTTATTTTCATGTGTTTGGCTGCAAGTGTTTCATTCTGAATATCAAAGAAAATTTAGGAAAATTTGATCCTAAAACACATGAAGGGATTTTTCTTGGTTATTCCACTaatagcaaggcctatagagtttataacAAGAACTCCAAAACTGTCGAGGAAACCATGCATGTTACATTCTGTGAATCTAACAATGTTCCCAGTGTTTGCATTGATGATAGTCCAGGTTTTGAAGATGAATTACCAAAGAACACTGAACCAGTTCCACAAAATCCAAGTTCTCATGAAGTTACACCTGTTAGCTGCAAAAATTCCAATTCTGCAGGAGATAATTTGGAATTATCTCCTGTCACAGCAGAAAATACTGATGCAGAAGCTATTATTGATCAAGAGGAACCTGGATCTTCAACACAAATCAGAAGGTCCAAGGAATGGAAGTTTCTGAAAAATTATCCTGAAAAATTCATAATTGGTGATCCCTCCAAAAGTATTTCAACAAGGTCatctttgaaaagagttgaatccAACAACTTAGCTCTTTTATCAAAGATTGAACCTCAAAACATCCAAGAAGCTCTTGCTGATTCATCTTGGGTGTTAGCTATGAAGGAGGAATTGCAGCAGTTTGAGAAAAATTAGGTCTAGTCATTGGTGCCTTACCCAAATGGAAAGAAAGTTACTGGCACTAAATAGATTTTCAGAAACAAACTGGGTGAAAATGGATCCATAGtccgaaacaaagctagattagttGCTCAAGGATATGATCAAGAGGAAGGGATCGACTTTGATGAGTCCTTTGCGCctgtagctagaatggaagccatCAGATTGCTACTTGCTTATGCAGCTCATTGTGGCTTCAAGCTATTCCAAATGGACGTAAAGTGTGCTTTTCTCAATGGCATAATAGATAGAGAGAGGTTTATGTGGCTTAACCACCTGGGTTTGAAAACAAATCTTTtcctaaccatgttttcaaactagcTAAGGCCTTAtatggtttgagacaagctcctagagcttggtatgagagacttagctcatttttattgaaaaatgattttcaaagagGAGCCACTGACACCACTTTATTTATTAGGAACTATCAttatcattttattcttgtgcaagtttatgttgatgatattatatTTGGTTCGACTAATGAGGATTTGTGTGCAGATTTTGCTAAGCTTATGACCAATGAATTTGATATGAGCATGATGGGAGAGCTCAACTTCTTTCTAGACTTGCAAATTAAGCAAACTGCAGAAGGCATATTCAtccatcaagaaaaatatgcaaaggaacttgtcAAGAATTTTGGGCCGGAATGTGCTAAGCCAATGGGAACCCCCATGCATCCTAACATCAAGCTTGATAAGGATGAACATGGTAGAGATGTTGATGAGACACGCCATAGAGGGATAATTGGATCTTTGATGTATCTAACATCCTCAAGGCCTGATATCATCCAAAGTGTTGGAGTTtgctcaaggtttcaatcaaAGCCTAAGGAGTCCCACCTCTCAGCTGTCAAGAGGATCATCCGATATGTGCTTGGTACCATtgattatggtttatggtttcctAAGACTGATTCATTTCAATTAGTGGGTttctgtgatgcagattttgttgGGGATAGAATTGATAGAAGAAGCACAAGTGGCATGTGCTGCTTTCTTGGAAAATCTCTCATTGTTTGGTCTAGCAAAAAGCAAGCTACAGTAGCTCTTTCAACAGCCGAAGCTGAGTATATTGCAgcctcttcttgttgttctcaattaTTATGGCTGAAAACTCAACTAGCTAACTATAAACTGAATGTCTCAAATATTCCATTATTTTGTGACAACATGAGTgctattaatatttctaaaaaccctgttttgcactcaagaacaaagcacattgaagttCGTTTTCATTCTATAATAGAACAtgtgtaaaataaaaatttagatattCAGTTTGTTAATTCTGAAGGTCAGCTAGCTGATATATTCACCAAACCATTGATAGAGGAGATGTTCTGCAAGTTGAGAACTGAACTGGGCTTTCTTATTTCATCCCTGTTTTCGTAATGTTTCTGATTATGAgatcttttatgttttatctcATAAATCGCGGTGAAATTTTTTTGGCAGATGATGAGCAAACTTCTTTAAATCACCATGAAGCCAATGGATTCAAATCTGAACACAATACATGATGGTCGTCTAGTGCTGAAGCAGTCTCTGCACTCATGGGCTTTTCTTTATTGAACACTTTGGGGCTTTTTCAATTTTTACTAAAAATGGGCTTTCAAATTTTTTTGGGGCTTATATTCATTTTCAACGTGTATCATTCTGTGACACTCTGGTTTTGTATGCACTGCTTTCAAAAATTCCCATCTCTTTTGCTTATTTACTTGTAAGGCATATGTATGCTTGTGTCAGTACCAAAAATGCATTACCATATCGCATGCttcttacaaaaatttttcaatattACAATGTTGATTTTGGGGCTGAAATTGCAAAAGATTGTAACTCATATATCAAAGGGGGTGGTGCAGTAAAGAAAACAGCTCCTAGGCATCGCCAAACTGATGACAGCACTGATGTTCCCTCTGATTCCCCCTTCCACCTCCACTACAATCAAGGTCATGATACGCATTCTGAAGAATGTGCTTGAAGAATTCATAAATCTGACTGACCTTATTCTCCATCATGGTGCTGAGCACAAAAGGAACcaagttttggaggaaaatactctCAAAAAGACCAAAGGAAGGATTCACATTCTGCGGAACTTTGTGGAGGATGTTGAGGTTAGCCTCACCACATCTGACAATGAGGGGGAGGACGATGGAACCTCTGATGAATCCAACTCTGATGCCTAGCTCATTTTATCTCATCTGTGATTATGACTTAGTTTCCTTTTGAACTTGTTAAatattttggatgactgtaaagaCTTTAACTACTCTGCTACTTAAACTATATGCACCAGCCACTAATAAATTTTGTGTAGGTTATTTTTTCGTTTCCTCCATttatgacaaaagggggagaaaagaaaaggaatgttAGTTTTGGCTTAGGGATTAATAGTAATAGTTAAGAACAATGATATGATTTGTGGTGCTATGATTTGCTGTGAATTGTCCTGTGTTGAGATTAGTGTTAATTGCTCTGTTCTTTCATTACTGTGATATACTGTTTGGAAATATTGGTCTTGGCTGTTTTTAAGTTTTGCCCAGGTTAAGAAGTAAGCCATGATCAAGGGGGAGTAATGCTAACAGTGAGGGGGAGCAACTCACAATCCAAATGTCATCAAAGGGAAGTGTTCTTAACACTTTCAAATTAGTCTTTAATTTCCCTATtttatcatgtttgtcatcaagggggagattgttgagcctAGTTTAATTTTGGGTTAattatgatgacaaacatttaaTTGGGTTGAAAGCCCAATATGGTTTAATGGGTGTTTTATTGTAGCAAGCCCAAGTATACTAGTTTATGCTGCAACAGCCCATCATAGCAAATAGAAAAACAGCTCACATTGTTCCTTAGTGCAGTAAACAAGTCCAACAATTCCTCATAGCACCGTTCAGCAACATTAAAtgattatgtatatatttgctaAAAAAGAAATATGAGGACAGCTGTATCATGCAAGGACAAGTGTGGCTCTGTAAAAGCAAGCAAGGACACAAAGGGCACACACACTAACCCAAGGACATCAGCAAAGCACTGCTGTGGATTGTGGTTATACAAAACACAAACTTGCATAGAGCTGCAGCAAAGAAATGGAGGAGAATGGAAAAGAGGAACATGCCAAGGAAGAAAGAAACACCAAGGACAGCAGAGGTAGTGGTGGAGCTCCTCGGACAGCAGGGGAGGTGGAGCAGGATGAAGAAAGGACTGCATGCCATCAAGGACCAGTCCAACGGGCAGCAAGGAAAAGCAAAGAGGATGAAGCTACCATGAAGCCAAGCTGAAGATATATAACAAGCCTCACTCCAACATTTCAGGTTAAGGAAGAGAGCACACACTTTCAGAGCACCTTCTCTAACACAGAGCTGaaatctctttcttctactcaagcttaattctGATTTATTGTTATGGCTGTCTTGCGTTATTTTCTGTTTTGAGAAAAGGCAATTATGTGAGGTTCAAAAGTCaagagagaaaaggcaagagtgatgcaAAAATAGCCACTGTTTGTTTTTCTGATGTAATTTGGGTTtatgaactaggattagttccccttgccaagttgggttagcacttggtgagaattgaatctgtgtagattccccttccaagttgggatagcactttggggttgctaagctttggtgaagaaagcttaggggtagatactagttgaattagggagtaattcaatagtattggtgtatgtaacctaagaattatagtgaaaattctaccatGGTTTATGGTGGAGACTGGATATAGGATTCATGGTACAAAGAATccaaaccaggatacatgctggcctctttctcctcttctctgcACTTTTAATTTTCTGCGTATGAGATAATTTCAAATAATCTCCTGCAACTCGAGCAACAGCAAAAACAGAGtttgaaattttaagttttaagccaacttgattcaaccccccttctcaagttcaacTAGAACCATCAATTACTTAACTACTTTGTCTACATGCTGAGCATTTTGATTGTTATAGATTAATCTTCTATTAGCCTCTTTCAAACTCAAGGTTA
Coding sequences:
- the LOC140177673 gene encoding uncharacterized protein; this encodes MANNLNPNIVAFTLTEGQSNNRPPYFNGSNYSYWKERMRIFVQSIDYNIWKIILNGPDVPTKQNADGEVVAKEDSEWTDEEKKKVELNAKAINLMHCAISFEEFRKVSRCKTAKEIWDKLRLTHEGTKQVRETRIDMLMKEYEMFSMKEDESIDQMFERFSIIINNLDAMGRNYSEETLVRNILRSLTKKWEVKSTAISERNDLIKITYDELRGKLLAYETTYMSQDKDDKKKSIALKSRMTAQGKESDDSFLDEEMVLFARKMRRLLRYKNKGKRSSSSKDVKKDQVKFTCHHCKEPGHFKSDCPQLKKGEKSKKDKKKVMTATWEDLENDTSSESSNQEAQLCLMADHNDEDEVDLSDLSIDELHYIIKDISVNSKKLLDKYAKCKKENEALRTENDLLLKKVKANETSNEKFLKEENIALRTELEKFKLKHEVTVSTDLISENKKLNEQIKNLNEDLAKFVQSSQNLNKLLASQRFGSEKSGLGFIEENKAVFKQNFKKSEASSSKLFKPKGFSKTQKSVCLASKKKMDMEYLDSGCSRHMTGRDTFFIKLNKYNGGFVIFGDNGKGKIIAIGKVGKDFSTCIDSVFLVDGLKHNLLSISQLCDLGYAVTFRKSDCGS
- the LOC112735229 gene encoding uncharacterized mitochondrial protein AtMg00810-like: MEAIRLLLAYAAHCGFKLFQMDVKCAFLNGIIDRERFMWLNHLVYVDDIIFGSTNEDLCADFAKLMTNEFDMSMMGELNFFLDLQIKQTAEGIFIHQEKYAKELVKNFGPECAKPMGTPMHPNIKLDKDEHGRDVDETRHRGIIGSLMYLTSSRPDIIQSVGVCSRFQSKPKESHLSAVKRIIRYVLGTIDYGLWFPKTDSFQLVGFCDADFVGDRIDRRSTSGMCCFLGKSLIVWSSKKQATVALSTAEAEYIAASSCYIQFVNSEGQLADIFTKPLIEEMFCKLRTELGFLISSLFS